The following proteins come from a genomic window of Populus nigra chromosome 6, ddPopNigr1.1, whole genome shotgun sequence:
- the LOC133696703 gene encoding cysteine-rich receptor-like protein kinase 43, whose product MTKLKNCLKSLLKPFKFNSSKERLGEEDMETIAAREQKQFSFETLVFATKDFHPTHKLGEGGFGPVYKGKLDDGREIAVKKLSHSSNQGKKEFTNEAKLLSRVQHRNVVNLLGYCAHGVEKLLVYEYVANESLDKLLFKSDKRQLLDWNRRYDILIGIARGLLYLHEDSHNCIIHRDIKASNILLDDKWVPKIADFGMARLFPEDQTHVNTRVAGTNGYMAPEYVMHGHLSVKADVFSFGVLVLELISGQRNSTFSQQHADAQNLLDWAYKLHKKNRSLEIMDPVLASSAAAEQVKSCVHLGLLCTQGDPQLRPDMRRIVVLLSKKTCSLEEPTRPGVPGSRYRRARRPAAMSSTAGTSDTARTFGESDSRTFDSSSNTNTATASTSAHAIPRLDPHGKRPIES is encoded by the exons ATGACAAAGCTCAAGAATTGCTTGAAGAGTCTGCTGAAGCCTTTCAAGTTCAATTCAAGCAAAG AGAGACTCGGAGAGGAGGACATGGAGACTATTGCTGCACGGGAACAGAAACAGTTTTCATTTGAAACTCTGGTCTTTGCTACCAAAGATTTCCACCCAACTCACAAGCTTGGTGAAGGTGGATTTGGACCTGTATACAAG GGGAAGTTGGATGATGGGAGAGAGATTGCAGTGAAGAAGTTGTCCCATAGCTCAAATCAGGGGAAGAAAGAATTCACGAATGAGGCCAAGCTATTATCACGTGTCCAGCACCGAAATGTTGTGAATTTGTTAGGATATTGTGCACATGGTGTGGAAAAGCTACTGGTTTATGAGTATGTTGCTAATGAGAGCCTTGACAAGCTTCTGTTCA AATCTGATAAAAGACAACTGCTTGATTGGAATCGGAGATATGATATACTAATTGGCATTGCACGGGGTTTGCTTTACCTTCATGAGGATTCACACAATTGCATCATCCACCGTGACATCAAGGCAAGCAATATTTTACTGGATGATAAATGGGTTCCTAAGATTGCTGATTTTGGCATGGCCCGTCTCTTCCCTGAAGATCAAACACATGTCAACACCCGTGTTGCTGGTACCAA TGGGTATATGGCTCCAGAGTATGTCATGCATGGACATTTATCAGTGAAGGCAGATGTCTTTAGCTttggggttttggttctggagCTGATCAGTGGCCAGAGAAATTCAACATTTAGTCAACAGCATGCTGATGCACAGAATCTACTTGATTGG GCATACAagcttcacaaaaaaaataggagTCTGGAGATTATGGACCCAGTACTAGCATCCTCAGCAGCTGCTGAACAAGTAAAAAGTTGTGTTCATTTAGGGCTGCTATGCACACAAGGTGACCCACAGTTACGGCCAGATATGCGGCGTATTGTTGTCCTGTTGTCAAAGAAAACTTGCAGTCTAGAAGAACCAACCAGACCTGGAGTTCCTGGTTCTAGATATAGGAGAGCTCGTAGACCAGCAGCAATGTCTTCGACTGCTGGAACATCCGATACTGCTAGAACATTTGGTGAATCTGATTCCCGTACATTTGATTCGAGTTCAAATACTAATACTGCCACTGCATCTACCTCAGCTCATGCAATCCCCAGATTAGATCCTCATGGTAAACGTCCAATTGAAAGCTAA
- the LOC133696526 gene encoding HMG-Y-related protein B-like translates to MSISMATTTEDSNNLQPPPALAPPPPPALAPPQQQSQQQSSTIPQYPEMIMAAVEALNEKEGSSKTSISKQIESTHPDLPPAHGTLLSHHLNKLKQSGQLVLVKNNYMKPDPNAPPKRGRGRPPKPKLPTPPGSVAGPPRPRGRPPKPRDPFAPVASPKKKTASPGSGRPRGRPPKNANTPVPAVSSGAAPPSGVPRGRGRPPKVKPAVAPVAG, encoded by the exons ATGTCAATTTCCATGGCTACCACCACTGAAGATTCTAATAACCTCCAGCCTCCTCCAGCACTAgctccacctcctcctccagcaCTAGCTCCACCCCAACAACAGTCACAGCAACAATCCTCCACTATCCCTCAGTATCCTGAG ATGATTATGGCAGCTGTCGAGGCGTTGAACGAGAAAGAAGGGTCAAGCAAGACATCAATTTCGAAACAAATTGAGTCAACACACCCCGATCTGCCTCCTGCACACGGCACACTACTTTCTCACCATTTAAACAAGTTGAAGCAGAGTGGTCAGCTGGTCTTGGTAAAGAACAACTACATGAAGCCTGACCCTAACGCTCCTCCAAAGAGAGGTAGAGGTCGCCCTCCCAAGCCTAAGCTTCCAACCCCACCTGGAAGTGTTGCTGGACCTCCCAGGCCACGTGGACGCCCTCCCAAACCAAGGGATCCTTTCGCACCTGTGGCTTCCCCTAAAAAGAAGACGGCAAGTCCTGGAAGTGGGAGGCCACGCGGTCGTCCACCAAAGAACGCTAACACGCCGGTTCCCGCTGTGAGTTCTGGTGCTGCTCCGCCCAGCGGTGTGCCTAGAGGGAGGGGAAGGCCGCCTAAGGTGAAGCCGGCTGTGGCCCCCGTCGCTGGTTGA